The DNA segment ACGTGGTTTCCGGTGGCGCCCGCGCCATGGTCGCCACCGCCTTCGAGATGGACCCGGAATCGCCCGATTTCGAGCCGCTGCGCCTGGAATTCCTCGAGCGCTACCAGAGTCACTGCGCCGTACTCACCCGCCCCTTCGACGGCATCGACGAGTTGTTGGCGGACATCGAGCACGCCAAGCTGATCTGGGGCGTGGTCACCAACAAGCCGGTGCGCTACGCCGAACCCATCATGGAGCAGCTCGGCCTCGCCGGGCGCTCCGCCGTGCTGATCTGCCCCGACCATGTGAAGAACAGCAAGCCGGACCCGGAAATGCTGCTGCTGGCCTGCAGCAAGCTGAACCTGGACCCGGCCAGCGTGCTCTTCGTCGGTGACGACCTGCGCGACATCGAATCCGGCCGCGCCGCCGGCACCCGCACCGCCGCCGTCAGCTACGGCTACATCCATCCGAGCGACAACCCGGCGCATTGGGGCGCCGATGTCGTGGTCGACCACCCGCTTGAGCTGCGCGCCGTGCTCGACCGCGCGCTGTGCAGCTGCTGATACCGGCAGCGCCCCGAAGGAGATTCACATGTTCCAGTATTCCGCCCGCCCCGACCTGCTCAAGGATCGGGTCATCCTGATCACCGGTGCCGGTCGCGGCATCGGCGCCGCCGCCGCCAGGACGTTCGCCGCCCATGGCGCGACCGTATTGCTGCTGGGCAAGACCGAAGCCAGCCTGAACGCCGTCTATGACGAAATCGAAGCGGCCGGCCACCCGCAACCCGCCGTGATCCCGTTCAATCTGGAAACGGCCCAGCCGCACCAGTACGACGAGCTGGCGGCCACCCTGGAAGCCGAGTTCGGACGCATCGATGGCGTGCTGCACAACGCCTCCATTCTCGGCCCGCGCACGCCCATCGAGCAGCTCTCTGGCGACAACTTCATGCGTGTCATGCAGGTCAACGTCAACGCCATGTTCATGCTGACCAGCACCCTGCTGCCGCTGCTCAAGTTGTCCAGGGACGGTTCGGTGGTCTTCACATCCAGCAGCGTCGGCCGCAAGGGCCGTGCCTACTGGGGCGCCTATGCGGTGTCCAAGTTCGCCACCGAAGGCCTGATGCAGGTCCTGGCCGACGAAGTGGACGGCATTGCCAACGTACGCGCCAATAGCGTCAACCCTGGCGCCACCCGCACCAGCATGCGCGCCCAGGCCTATCCGGGCGAAAACCCCGAAAACAATCCGGAACCTGCCGAGATCATGCCGGTCTACCTCTATCTCATGGGGCCTGACAGCACGGGCGTGAACGGCCAGGCTTTCGACGCACAATGACCTCCCTTCGCGGCGGTCGCTCGACCGCCGCAGCCTCCGCCAGTTTTCCGGCAACCCCTCTGAGACCGGCATCACATTGCCATGATTTCGCCAGTAAGCCGGCAAAGGCTTGCCGCGCAACTCGGCAGTTAACCGCCAAGCAATTGAAATAAAAGCATTTTCCAGAACTACGAGCTCCTGGCACGAAAATAGCTCTATGCCTGGTGTCGTCGCATTTTGCGTCAGAGGTTCAACTCAATGGTTCCTCCCACCCAGACCAACACCATCGATTTCGACGCCGCCAAGCTGCAGCGCCTCGGCTTATCCGGCAAGCGCCCACCCAAGCTGCGCCCCCTCAGCCTGGCGGAGCTGCGCCGGCAACTGACCCTCCTGCTGCAGACCAGCCTGGAAGTGGAGCGTATCGTCAGCCTGTTCTTTGGCGAGGTGCAGCGCTTGGTTCCGCTCGATGCCCTGGCCTACCAGCACCAGAGCAGCGATCTGCACCTGGAATACGGCAGCCGCGCCAGCCATTCGGCGGGATACCGCCTGACCCACGAGGGCGAGTACCTGGGTGAACTGATCTTCCGCCGCAACCAGCGCTTCGACGAGCTCGAGCTGAACCAGCTGGAGTCCCTGCTCGCCGCCCTACTCTTCCCGCTGCGCAATGCCTTGCTCTACCGCACTGCAATCCAGAGCGCTCTGCGCGACCCGCTGACCGACACCGGCAACCGCATTGCCATGGAGCAGACCCTGCAGCGCGAAGTTGACCTGGCGCGACGCAACTTGCAGCCGTTGTCGGTGCTGATGCTGGACATCGACCACTTCAAGCGCATCAACGACGAATACGGCCACAGCACGGGCGACGAAGTATTGAAGGCTGTGGCGACGACGCTGAAGGCGCGCCTGCGCAACGTCGACATGGTGTTTCGCTTCGGCGGTGAAGAGTTCCTGGTGCTGCTTTCCGGCACCTGCCGCGAATCGGCAGCCTTGGTCGGCGAGCGCCTACGCATGGGCATCCTCGAACTGCAATGCCTGGTACAGGGCCGCCCGCTGGACCTGTCCATCAGCCTCGGCTGCGCAACCCTGCTGCCGGCGGAATCGGTGGAAAGCCTGCTGCGCCGCGCGGACAACGCCCTCTACGTAGCCAAGCGCGAAGGCCGTAACCGGCTGTCGATGGCAGGCTGACTGCGGCCCGCCCCTATCTGTGGGAGCGATTTCAATCGCGAATGAAAAAGAAGGGGCTCATATGAGCCCCTTCTTCATTTCGCCTTGAATCAGCGCTTGCGACCGAAACCCGGACGCTGGCCGTCACCACCTGCGGGGCCGCTGCGCTTGTGCTGCGGACGCTGGGGTTTGCGGGCCGGACGATCCGCCAACTCCACCGGCGGACGCTCGCCGTGGGATTTGGCCGGACGCTTCTTGTTCACATCACGCGGACGGTCGGCGACCGGCGTGCTACGCGGTGCGCGTGCTGGACGCTCATCGCCGTCACGTCGCGGCGCACGGGCCGGACGCTCACCGCCTTCGCTGCGCGGACCACGAGCGGGACGCTCATCACCGTCGCGACGCGGCGCGCGAGCCGGACGCTCATCGCCATCGCGGCGTGGAGCACGGGCCGGGCGTTCGCCACCTTCGCTGCGCGGACCACGCGCCGGACGCTCATCACCGTCGCGACGCGGCGCACGAGCAGGACGCTCGCTGCCTTCACTGCGCGGACCACGAGCCGGGCGCTCATCGCCCTCATGTCGCGGAGCGCGCGCACCGACCGGCTTGGCCGACTTGCGCTGCAGGCGGTCCAGCTTCTCGCGGAACTTGCCCTTCATCGCAGGCAGGGCCACCGGCTTGAGGCCGACTTCGGTGCTGATGATATCCACCTCGCCCTGGCTCATTTCGCGCCAACGACCCATGGTCAGGTCGGAGGTGATGAACACCGGGCCGAAGCGCACGCGCTTCAGGCGGCTGACCACCAGGCCCTGGGATTCCCAGAGGCGGCGCACTTCACGGTTGCGGCCTTCCATCACCACGCAGTGGTACCAATGGTTGAAGCCTTCACCGCCCGGCGCTTCCTTGATGTCGGTGAACTTCGCCGGACCGTCATCGAGCATCACGCCTTTCTTGAGGTTCTCCAGCATCTCCTCGGTGACTTCGCCGCGCACGCGCACGGCGTACTCGCGGTCCATCTCGTAGGAAGGGTGCATCAGGCGATTGGCCAGCTCACCGTCAGTGGTGAAGAGCAGCAAGCCAGTGGTGTTGATGTCCAGGCGACCGATGTTGATCCAGCGGCCTGCTTTCAGACGCGGCAGGCGCTCGAACACGGTCGGGCGACCTTCCGGATCGTCGCGGGTGCAGACTTCGCCTTCCGGCTTGTTGTAGATCAGCACGCGACGGACGCTTTCGACTTCTTCCTCGCGCTTGAGCAGGCGGCCATCGACGCTGATGGCGTCATGGCGGTCGACGCGCTGGCCCAGGGTGGCCGCTTCGCCGTTGACCTTCACCCGGCCTTCGGTAATCCAGGCCTCGATATCGCGGCGCGAGGCCAGCCCCATGCGGGCCAGGACCTTCTGCAGCTTCTCCCCTGCGGGGCTGTATTCGACTTCACTCATCTGGGCACCTCCCGGTGTAGCAGTAAAAGGCCGCGCATCATACGCGGCCGCTGGCACTCAGGCTAGTTGAGCAAAGCCCGCACGTCAGCCCGCTCGCTGACCGGCGGCGGTCAGTGCAGGGTTTCGTCCGGCAGCGACTCGTCGTCCTCTTCGGCGGCAACGGCCTCTTCTTCGTCGTCAGCGGCGAGCAGCAGATCATCGAAGTCGGTCTTGAGGCCCTCCTCCATGGTGTCCAGCTCGGCCAGCAGGGAGCGAAAACTGGTTTCCTCGCGCGGCTTGCCGGACAGCTCGGCATCCGCCCGCGCCTGCAACCCTTCGGGCACCGGCGCATCGCCGTCATCCAGCGCAAGCACCGGCTCGGGCTCCAGCTCGCGCAGGGCGGCCAGCGGCGGCAGCTCTTCCAAGCTCTTCAGGTTGAAGTGGTCGAGAAAAGCGCGTGTGGTCGCGAACATGGCCGGCTTGCCAGGCACATCGCGATAGCCGACAACCCGAATCCACTCCCGCTCCAGCAGCGTCTTGACAATCTGACTGTTGACCGCAACGCCACGAATGTCTTCGATCTCGCCACGGGTAATGGGTTGCCGATACGCCACCAGGGCCAAGGTTTCCAGCATGGCGCGCGAGTAGCGCTGCGGCCGCTCCTCCCAGAGCCGGCCAACCCAGGGCGAGAAGCGCTCGCGAATCTGCAGCCGGTAGCCGGAGGCGACCTCGCGCAACTCAAAGGCGCGGCCCGAGCAGCTACGCCCGAGGATGGCCAGGGCCGAACGGATCACCGACAGCTCAGGGCGCTCAGCCTCCTCGAAGAGTTCGGCCAAGCGCTCCAGCGACAGGGGCTTGCCGGACGCCAGGAGGAAGGCTTCCAGCAGCGACGCGAGCTCCTTGGGGTCGTTGAGGTTCATCTACTCAGCTCTGGCGCGAACGTGGATGGGGGCGAACGGCTCATTCTGCACCAGTTCCACCAGTTGCTCCTTGATCAGCTCCAGCACTGCCATGAAGGTGACCACGACGCCAAGGCGGCCTTCTTCGACCGTGAACAGCACGACGAAGGGCACGAAGGCCCCGCCCTTGAGCTTTTCCAGGACTTCGCTCATGCGCTCGCGGGTGGACAGCGCCTCACGGGTGACCTGATGGCTTTCGAACATATCCGCGCGGCGCAGCACCTCGGCCATGGACAGCAGGACCTCTTCCAGGGCGACGTCCGGCAGCAGCTTGCGCGCCCGCGCATCCGGCGCATCCACGCGCGGCACGATGAGGTCGCGCCCTACGCGAGGCAATTGATCGATACCCTCGGCAGCAGCCTTGAAGCGTTCGTACTCCTGGAGACGGCGGATCAGCTCGGCGCGCGGATCGTCTTCCTCCTCTTCCACCGCGTTCGAGCGCGGCAGCAGCATGCGCGACTTGATCTCGGCCAGCATGGCGGCCATCACCAGGTACTCGGCGGCCAGTTCCAGGCGTACCGACTTCATCAGCTCGACATAGGCCATGTACTGGTGGGTGATGGCGGCCACGGGGATATCGAGAATGTCGATGTTCTGCTTGCGGATCAGGTACAGCAGCAAGTCAAGAGGCCCCTCGAACGCTTCCAGGAAGACTTCCAGGGCATCCGGCGGGATATAGAGGTCTTGCGGCAGCTCGGTGACCGCCTGGCCGTAGACCAGGGCAAAAGGCAGCTCCTGCTGGGCGCCCGCCTGGGGATCCGGCGACTCGGATGGCGGCGTTTCGTGCATCTGTTCCTCTCGCTGCTCGGCCACCGCGGAGCCGCTCTCTGGGAATGGGCCTGCCGGAACGAGGCCGGTCGGCGGGAAAGCGGGCAAGTTAGCACCATGTGCCAAACTAAAAAAGTACGACGCAGCACCCTTTGTCAGGTCTGGAGCGCCAAGCTCAAGGAGGTTCACATGAAACTCTTAACCCTGATGTTCAGTGCCATCCTCATGCTCGCCTGCCTCAGCCTGGCGTCGGTGACTACGGCCCAGGCCGGCATGATCGGCACAGATGAAGCGGCCTCTGTCCAGCAACAATCGAACGATCACGCCAGAATCGATGCATTCCTCAGCAAGTCTGCCGTTCAGGACGAGATGCGCGCCATGGGCGTGGATGCCGCGACGGCCCGCGCCAGGGTCCAGGCCCTGACGCCCGCAGAGGCCGCTCAACTGGCGCAGAAGATCGATGCGCTACCGGCCGGCGGCAACATCAGCACTACCGACTTCATCATCATCCTGTTGGTGATCATTCTGGTAGCGATCCTGCTGTGAGCGCCGCCGTCAATCCTCATCGAGGAAGGGTTGCGGGTCCCCGCAGCCCACGCGCACCACCTCGGGCTTGCCTTCGGAGAGGTTGATCACCGTGGACGCGGCCAGGCCGCCATGGCCACCGTCGATGATCAGGTCCACCTGGTGTTCGAGAATCTGCCGCATCTCGTAGGGATCGCTCATGGGCAGTTCTTCGCCAGGCAGGATCAGGCTGGTACTCATGAGCGGCGCGCCCAGTTGCTCCAGCAAGGCCAGGGCGATGGGATGGTCAGGCACCCGCATGCCGATGGTTCGCCGTTTCGGGTGCATCAGCATGCGCGGCACTTCGCGGGTGGCGCTGAGGATGAAGGTGTAAGGCCCCGGTGTGTGGGCCTTGATCAGGCGGAACGCGGCGGTATCCACTTTGGCGAAGAGGCCGATCTCGGACAGATCCCGACATACCAGCGTGAAATTGTGCTTTTCATCGAGTCGGCGCAGGCGACGGATGCGCTCCACTGCACCCTTGTCGCCGATCAGGCAGCCCAGGGCGTACGACGAATCGGTGGGATAGACGATCACGCCCCCCGCCCTGATGATTTCCACGGCCTGCTTGATCAGGCGCGGCTGTGGATTCTCCGGGTGTACCTGGAAAAATTGACTCACGACATCTCCCTGTTCAGAGGGCAGCAGTAGGGCTGAGTGCATGGCGGAAGCGCCCCCAGATCGGCGGCAAGTCATCCGGCAAGGGTCGGTACATGCCCAGCTCCGACCAATCGCAGGGTGCATGGAAATCACTACCGGCACTGACCAGCATGCCGAACTCTCGCGCCAGCACAGCCAGGCTGCCGACCTGCTCCGCTGGCTGCAGGCCATTGACCACTTCCAGTGCGTGACCACCCGCCTGAATGAAGTCCGTCACCAGCTTGCGCCGCTTGGCGCCGGTGAAGTTGTACTGCCACGGGTGCGCCAAGCTGATCCAGGCGCCCGCCTCACGCAAGGTGCCGACCGCTTCGGCGAGGGCAGGCCAATGCTGCTTGACGTCCCCCAGCTTTCCAGCGCCCAACCATTTGCGAAACGCCTCGGCGCGGTCGCGAACATGGCCATTGCGGACCAAAAACTCCGCGAAGTGCGGGCGCGCTGGCGCGTTGCCGCTATCACCCAGTTCCTGCTGCACTGCCCGGGCACCTTCCAGGGCGCCAGGCATGCCTTTGGCCGCCAGGCGGCGGGCGATCTCCTCGGCCCGCGACCAGCGGCCACGATGAAGGTCGGCAATGGCCTGCAGCAACGCCGGAGCATCGGCAGCGAAGGCATAGCCGAGGACATGAATGGTGGCCCCGCCCCAGGTGCAGGAAAGCTCAATGCCGTTGATCAGCTGCATGTCCAGTGCAAGGGCTGCCTCACGGGCCTCGTCCAGGCCTTCCAGGGTGTCGTGGTCGGTCAGCGCCAGCAGGCGAACGCCGCGCTCATGGGCGCGGGCAACCAGGGCCGCGGGGGCCAGGGCACCGTCGGAGGCCGTACTGTGGCAATGCAGGTCGATCTGCATGGGGTCTGCTTTCGCTAGGGGAATGGTTTGTTATTATGCCGCCACATCCCGCTTCTGGCTGCCGCCGTGAAACAATTCATCGACTTCATCCCGCTGGTCCTCTTCTTCATCGTCTACAAACTGGAACCGCGCGCCATCGAGCTTGCCGGGCATACCTACATGCTAGGCGGTATTTTCAGCGCCACAGCAGTTCTGATCATCAGTTCCGTCATCGTCTATGGCGCGATCTTCCTGCTCCAGCGCCGCCTGGAAAAAGGCCAGTGGCTGACCCTGGCGGCCTGCCTGGTCTTCGGTGGTATGACCCTGGCGTTCCATAGCGAGACCTTCCTCAAGTGGAAAGCGCCCGTGGTGAATTGGCTCTTCGCCCTGGCCTTCGCCGGTAGCCACTTCATCGGCGACAAGCCGCTGATCCAACGCGTAATGGGCCATGCCCTGAGCCTGCCACAGGCCATCTGGGTACGCCTGAACCTGGCCTGGATCGCCTTCTTCCTCATCTGCGGCTTCGCCAACCTGTTCGTGGCGTTCACCTTCCACGAGTTCTGGGTGGACTTCAAAGTCTTCGGCAGCCTCGGCATGACCGTGCTCTTCCTGGTCGGCCAGGGCGTCTACCTGGCCCGTCACATCCATGACGGCGAACCCGAAAAGCCCCAACAATAAGGATTGCCATGCTCTACGCCATCATCGCCACCGACGTTGCCGGTTCCCTGGAAAACCGCCTCGCTGCCCGCCCTGCGCACCTCGCACGGCTGGAGCAACTGAAGGCCGAAGGCCGCATCGTGCTGGCCGGTCCGCACCCGGCAGTGGACAGCAACGATCCAGGCAGCGCCGGCTTCACCGGTAGCCTGATCGTCGCCGAATTCGAATCCCTCGAGGCGGCCAGGGCCTGGGCAGACGCCGATCCCTATCGCGCCGCCGGCGTCTACGCCGACG comes from the Pseudomonas sp. TCU-HL1 genome and includes:
- the mupP gene encoding N-acetylmuramic acid 6-phosphate phosphatase MupP, producing MTAMRLQAVLFDMDGTLLDSAPDFIAICQAMRTERGLPPQDEQAIRDVVSGGARAMVATAFEMDPESPDFEPLRLEFLERYQSHCAVLTRPFDGIDELLADIEHAKLIWGVVTNKPVRYAEPIMEQLGLAGRSAVLICPDHVKNSKPDPEMLLLACSKLNLDPASVLFVGDDLRDIESGRAAGTRTAAVSYGYIHPSDNPAHWGADVVVDHPLELRAVLDRALCSC
- a CDS encoding YciK family oxidoreductase encodes the protein MFQYSARPDLLKDRVILITGAGRGIGAAAARTFAAHGATVLLLGKTEASLNAVYDEIEAAGHPQPAVIPFNLETAQPHQYDELAATLEAEFGRIDGVLHNASILGPRTPIEQLSGDNFMRVMQVNVNAMFMLTSTLLPLLKLSRDGSVVFTSSSVGRKGRAYWGAYAVSKFATEGLMQVLADEVDGIANVRANSVNPGATRTSMRAQAYPGENPENNPEPAEIMPVYLYLMGPDSTGVNGQAFDAQ
- a CDS encoding GGDEF domain-containing protein yields the protein MVPPTQTNTIDFDAAKLQRLGLSGKRPPKLRPLSLAELRRQLTLLLQTSLEVERIVSLFFGEVQRLVPLDALAYQHQSSDLHLEYGSRASHSAGYRLTHEGEYLGELIFRRNQRFDELELNQLESLLAALLFPLRNALLYRTAIQSALRDPLTDTGNRIAMEQTLQREVDLARRNLQPLSVLMLDIDHFKRINDEYGHSTGDEVLKAVATTLKARLRNVDMVFRFGGEEFLVLLSGTCRESAALVGERLRMGILELQCLVQGRPLDLSISLGCATLLPAESVESLLRRADNALYVAKREGRNRLSMAG
- the rluB gene encoding 23S rRNA pseudouridine(2605) synthase RluB, with amino-acid sequence MSEVEYSPAGEKLQKVLARMGLASRRDIEAWITEGRVKVNGEAATLGQRVDRHDAISVDGRLLKREEEVESVRRVLIYNKPEGEVCTRDDPEGRPTVFERLPRLKAGRWINIGRLDINTTGLLLFTTDGELANRLMHPSYEMDREYAVRVRGEVTEEMLENLKKGVMLDDGPAKFTDIKEAPGGEGFNHWYHCVVMEGRNREVRRLWESQGLVVSRLKRVRFGPVFITSDLTMGRWREMSQGEVDIISTEVGLKPVALPAMKGKFREKLDRLQRKSAKPVGARAPRHEGDERPARGPRSEGSERPARAPRRDGDERPARGPRSEGGERPARAPRRDGDERPARAPRRDGDERPARGPRSEGGERPARAPRRDGDERPARAPRSTPVADRPRDVNKKRPAKSHGERPPVELADRPARKPQRPQHKRSGPAGGDGQRPGFGRKR
- the scpB gene encoding SMC-Scp complex subunit ScpB, with protein sequence MNLNDPKELASLLEAFLLASGKPLSLERLAELFEEAERPELSVIRSALAILGRSCSGRAFELREVASGYRLQIRERFSPWVGRLWEERPQRYSRAMLETLALVAYRQPITRGEIEDIRGVAVNSQIVKTLLEREWIRVVGYRDVPGKPAMFATTRAFLDHFNLKSLEELPPLAALRELEPEPVLALDDGDAPVPEGLQARADAELSGKPREETSFRSLLAELDTMEEGLKTDFDDLLLAADDEEEAVAAEEDDESLPDETLH
- a CDS encoding segregation and condensation protein A; this translates as MEVFLEAFEGPLDLLLYLIRKQNIDILDIPVAAITHQYMAYVELMKSVRLELAAEYLVMAAMLAEIKSRMLLPRSNAVEEEEDDPRAELIRRLQEYERFKAAAEGIDQLPRVGRDLIVPRVDAPDARARKLLPDVALEEVLLSMAEVLRRADMFESHQVTREALSTRERMSEVLEKLKGGAFVPFVVLFTVEEGRLGVVVTFMAVLELIKEQLVELVQNEPFAPIHVRARAE
- a CDS encoding PA2779 family protein, encoding MKLLTLMFSAILMLACLSLASVTTAQAGMIGTDEAASVQQQSNDHARIDAFLSKSAVQDEMRAMGVDAATARARVQALTPAEAAQLAQKIDALPAGGNISTTDFIIILLVIILVAILL
- a CDS encoding L-threonylcarbamoyladenylate synthase yields the protein MSQFFQVHPENPQPRLIKQAVEIIRAGGVIVYPTDSSYALGCLIGDKGAVERIRRLRRLDEKHNFTLVCRDLSEIGLFAKVDTAAFRLIKAHTPGPYTFILSATREVPRMLMHPKRRTIGMRVPDHPIALALLEQLGAPLMSTSLILPGEELPMSDPYEMRQILEHQVDLIIDGGHGGLAASTVINLSEGKPEVVRVGCGDPQPFLDED
- a CDS encoding PHP domain-containing protein; this encodes MQIDLHCHSTASDGALAPAALVARAHERGVRLLALTDHDTLEGLDEAREAALALDMQLINGIELSCTWGGATIHVLGYAFAADAPALLQAIADLHRGRWSRAEEIARRLAAKGMPGALEGARAVQQELGDSGNAPARPHFAEFLVRNGHVRDRAEAFRKWLGAGKLGDVKQHWPALAEAVGTLREAGAWISLAHPWQYNFTGAKRRKLVTDFIQAGGHALEVVNGLQPAEQVGSLAVLAREFGMLVSAGSDFHAPCDWSELGMYRPLPDDLPPIWGRFRHALSPTAAL
- a CDS encoding septation protein A; the protein is MKQFIDFIPLVLFFIVYKLEPRAIELAGHTYMLGGIFSATAVLIISSVIVYGAIFLLQRRLEKGQWLTLAACLVFGGMTLAFHSETFLKWKAPVVNWLFALAFAGSHFIGDKPLIQRVMGHALSLPQAIWVRLNLAWIAFFLICGFANLFVAFTFHEFWVDFKVFGSLGMTVLFLVGQGVYLARHIHDGEPEKPQQ
- a CDS encoding YciI family protein is translated as MLYAIIATDVAGSLENRLAARPAHLARLEQLKAEGRIVLAGPHPAVDSNDPGSAGFTGSLIVAEFESLEAARAWADADPYRAAGVYADVVVKPFKQVFP